The Phormidium sp. PBR-2020 DNA segment CAGTTCCAGACCCCTTTTGCCCTGGGTTACGGGTTAATAACAAGGCCTTCACGGCCTGACCCGGCAAGTTTAGCCGTTGCGACGATTGCAAGGAGGGCAGTTCTAAAAATTGACTGGTATCTAAGACCCAGGTTAAAACCCCTTGGCGATTGATGACCCCCAATAAGCTGGGCATGACTCCCGGAATGGGACAAATCAATTGTCGATCAATTTGCAATGCCGCATCAATTGAATCGAGGGGCAAGGCGACCCGCACCTCTCCTGAAACTCGAATTTTAAAGTAATCTCGTTCCATGGGTTCCCCTTAAACATCAACGGGGTTGTTCTGTAACACTTTACCAATTGATTCGACCAAGTGTTCTGGATGAAAGGGCTTGGTTAAGTAAAAATTTACCCCCAACGTCTTGGCCCGAATGCGATCGAGAATGCCATCTCGCCCGGTGAGCATAATAATGGGAATCTCCCGCAGTTGACGGGATTGCCGCAACATACTACAGAGTTCATAACCATCAATGTCGGGCATATTCACATCCATTAAAATCGCCGCTGGCTTTTGTCGAACTAAGGCAGTTAGGGCTTGAGCGGGTTCGGTGATTCCTAATACCTCATATCCCGATAATGAGAGAATCCCTCGCACCTGTTTTTGAATCGTTTTACTATCATCAATACAGGCGATCAGCGGCCGGACTTCGGGTTTACTCGGAGGGGGAGCGTCGGCAGCCTTGGGAGGGGATGCGGAACTGGCCGCTGGGGGGTCGTCAATTTGGGTAACAAGAATTCCCTCATTGAGAAACGGTTGCACCCAAGCCACAAGGGTTTGTACCGACACCTTGAGTAAGTTAGAAATCTGATAGAGGGAAAGCCGCTTACGAAAAATGCTGGCGGTGGCTTGAATCAGTTGATCTGGCTCATGGGCCGAGCGCACAGGAACGGGATTGCGATGACATCCGGCCCGGAAACGTACCTGTTGCTGATCCGGGAGATAGAGACGGACAAAGGGGGACGGCAGTTGTTTGCGCCATTGTTGCCATTGCAGGGCCATTTGCCAAAGAGGCGCGGGAATTTCTGACAAAGGGGTTTCCATCAAGACTGGATCGATTTTAGATCCTTTGGAAAACTCAATTTCCGTCTCCGGCAGTGCCAGAACATGAACCAACGCTTCTAGGCTCAAACGCATCAGCAATTGACGCAGTTTGGACATGGGTAACCCCTGGCCATGCCACCAACGACAGAGTTGAGGATATTCATTCTCGCTGTCACTAAATTCGAGTTTGGCCAGGTTGGGTTGAATGGTGCGGATTAAACATTGCAGGCGCTCTGTTTTGCCCGTTACGCTGGTGGCATAGGTGAGTTGACCGGCTCTGAGAAATACCTGCCAACTGACCTGTGGGTCCCGGGGATCGCCAACAGTGAGACACCCAGAGACTTGTTTGCTGACAAGATGCTTGATGGCTTTACGGGGATGCGTCACTGTGCGGGTGACACGTAACCCAGTGTTACCGGTCTGAGGGGGAGAATTACCAGTCATGGTTGCTGTGAACAGTTGACAGTTGAGGGGTGGGCGCTATGGGGACATGAGCGATCCGGGAGGGGAGGACGAGGCCTGCTTAGAAATCAATGCTCATCGGCGCTCGGGGGAAGGGGATGACATCGCGAATGTTGCTCATCCCAGTAATAAATTGCACCAGACGCTCAAATCCTAGTCCGAATCCGGCATGGGGAACGGTTCCATAGCGTCGTAAATCGAGATACCACCAGTAGTCTTGTTCATCTAAGCCGCTGGCTTGCAGACGTTGCTGGAGCAGATCTAGGCGTTCTTCACGCTGAGAACCGCCGATAATTTCGCCGATTTGCGGAGCTAGAACATCCATGGCAGCGACGGTTCGCCCATCGTCATTGGCACGCATGTAAAAGGCTTTGATGCCAATGGGGTAGTCGTAGAGGATCACCGGTTTGCCGATAAGCTGTTCGGTGAGGTAACGTTCATGTTCTGATTGTAAGTCGATCCCCCATTCAACGGGAAATTCAAAGGTTTGGTTAGACTGTTCGAGTCGGGCGATCGCCTCGCTGTAGGTGAGCCGCTCAAAGTCATTGTGGATAATGGCTTCGGCACGGGCCAGGACGGTTTTATCGATGCGTTGATTGAAGAAGTCTAGATCTTCGGGACAGGTGGTGAGAACGGCGTTGACGATAAATTTGAGAAAGTCTTCGGCCAAATCCATGTCCCCGTTGAGGTCACAGAAGGCCATTTCCGGCTCAATCATCCAAAATTCTGCTAGGTGGCGTGAGGTGTTGGAGTTTTCGGCGCGGAAGGTGGGGCCGAAGGTGTAGACGTTGCTGAAGGCCATGGCCATGACTTCGGCTTCGAGTTGACCGCTGACGGTGAGATAGGCGGGTTTGCCGAAAAAGTCTTGTCGGTAATCGACGGTTTGGTCGTCGGTTTTGGGAATGTTGGCTAGATCGAGTTGGGTGACGTTGAACA contains these protein-coding regions:
- a CDS encoding response regulator; this encodes MTGNSPPQTGNTGLRVTRTVTHPRKAIKHLVSKQVSGCLTVGDPRDPQVSWQVFLRAGQLTYATSVTGKTERLQCLIRTIQPNLAKLEFSDSENEYPQLCRWWHGQGLPMSKLRQLLMRLSLEALVHVLALPETEIEFSKGSKIDPVLMETPLSEIPAPLWQMALQWQQWRKQLPSPFVRLYLPDQQQVRFRAGCHRNPVPVRSAHEPDQLIQATASIFRKRLSLYQISNLLKVSVQTLVAWVQPFLNEGILVTQIDDPPAASSASPPKAADAPPPSKPEVRPLIACIDDSKTIQKQVRGILSLSGYEVLGITEPAQALTALVRQKPAAILMDVNMPDIDGYELCSMLRQSRQLREIPIIMLTGRDGILDRIRAKTLGVNFYLTKPFHPEHLVESIGKVLQNNPVDV
- the asnS gene encoding asparagine--tRNA ligase — its product is MEHRKILDILRHGHPDETVTVRGWIRTKRDLKNFSFIELNDGSSLANLQIVIDPEVAGPDLLKHLNTGASVDVQGTLVDSPAKGQRLELHAQQIHLYGGVDSETYPLQKKRHSFEFLRTIAHLRSRTNTLGAVFRVRNSAANAVHQFFQERGFLWMHTPILTSSDCEGAGELFNVTQLDLANIPKTDDQTVDYRQDFFGKPAYLTVSGQLEAEVMAMAFSNVYTFGPTFRAENSNTSRHLAEFWMIEPEMAFCDLNGDMDLAEDFLKFIVNAVLTTCPEDLDFFNQRIDKTVLARAEAIIHNDFERLTYSEAIARLEQSNQTFEFPVEWGIDLQSEHERYLTEQLIGKPVILYDYPIGIKAFYMRANDDGRTVAAMDVLAPQIGEIIGGSQREERLDLLQQRLQASGLDEQDYWWYLDLRRYGTVPHAGFGLGFERLVQFITGMSNIRDVIPFPRAPMSIDF